A stretch of the Dyella sp. 2HG41-7 genome encodes the following:
- the ilvD gene encoding dihydroxy-acid dehydratase, whose translation MRSDLIKTGPDRAPARAMLRATGLQDGDITKPLVAVVHTWSNVSPCNLNLRELAEHVSAGIRAAGGTPIEFNTIAVTDGIAMGTPGMRASLISREVITDSIELAVDGHCLDAMVVLCGCDKTIPAAAMAMARLNIPSVALYGGSIAHGTHDNHPITIQQVFEAVGAHGAGKISDAELTAVEKDACPGAGACGGQFTANTMAMVLQTLGLSPMGFNDIPATHPAKAHAAFRCGELVMDCLREERKPLDILSKTAFRNAARMVAATAGSTNAVLHLLAISREAGVPWTIEDFEPASAHTPVIADLLPGGRYTAVELFGAGGSARVAQELIAADMLDDAPTVTGRSLFDECAAAPRAEQQDVVHAVSDPLKPRGGYSILYGNLAPEGCILKLAGKGATHFEGRARVFESEEQAFAAVQAGKLTKGDVVVIRNEGPAGGPGMREMLGVTAALIGRGLGDDVALITDGRFSGATHGFMVGHIAPEAARGGPIALLHEGDRIVIDAQSRTISTDADLATRRASWHPPEPKVKRGALAKYAQLVGSASEGATTHPSTQTNKQPTTPSPLTSGTETGVIA comes from the coding sequence ATGCGTAGCGATCTCATCAAAACCGGACCCGACCGCGCTCCCGCGCGCGCCATGTTGCGCGCCACCGGCCTGCAGGATGGCGATATCACCAAACCGTTGGTGGCGGTGGTGCACACGTGGTCGAACGTGAGTCCTTGCAATCTCAATTTGCGCGAACTTGCCGAGCATGTATCGGCAGGCATTCGCGCGGCCGGCGGCACGCCGATCGAATTCAACACCATCGCCGTGACCGACGGCATCGCGATGGGCACGCCGGGCATGCGCGCGTCGCTGATCAGCCGCGAGGTGATCACCGATTCGATCGAACTGGCTGTAGACGGCCACTGCCTCGACGCGATGGTGGTGTTGTGCGGCTGCGACAAGACCATTCCCGCCGCGGCGATGGCAATGGCGCGGTTGAATATTCCGTCGGTCGCGCTATACGGCGGCAGCATCGCGCACGGCACACACGACAATCATCCGATCACCATTCAACAAGTGTTCGAAGCCGTCGGTGCGCACGGCGCGGGCAAAATCTCCGACGCCGAACTGACCGCCGTCGAGAAAGACGCCTGCCCTGGCGCTGGCGCGTGCGGCGGCCAATTCACCGCCAACACCATGGCGATGGTGTTGCAGACACTCGGCTTGTCGCCGATGGGATTCAACGACATCCCAGCCACGCATCCGGCAAAAGCGCATGCCGCATTTCGTTGCGGCGAACTGGTGATGGATTGCCTGCGCGAAGAACGCAAACCGCTGGATATTTTGAGCAAGACCGCATTCCGCAATGCGGCGCGCATGGTCGCCGCCACCGCAGGCTCCACCAATGCGGTGTTGCATTTGCTTGCGATCTCGCGCGAAGCGGGCGTGCCGTGGACGATCGAAGATTTCGAACCGGCTTCCGCGCACACGCCGGTGATCGCCGATCTGTTGCCGGGCGGACGCTACACCGCCGTGGAATTGTTCGGCGCGGGCGGCAGCGCACGCGTGGCGCAGGAACTGATCGCCGCTGACATGCTTGACGATGCGCCGACCGTGACGGGTCGCAGTCTGTTCGACGAATGCGCCGCCGCGCCGCGCGCGGAACAGCAGGATGTCGTGCATGCCGTAAGTGATCCGCTGAAACCGCGCGGTGGCTATTCGATTCTTTACGGCAATCTCGCGCCGGAAGGCTGCATCCTGAAACTGGCGGGCAAAGGCGCCACGCATTTCGAAGGACGCGCACGCGTGTTCGAAAGCGAAGAACAGGCGTTCGCCGCCGTGCAGGCCGGCAAGCTCACCAAGGGCGACGTGGTCGTCATCCGCAACGAAGGCCCGGCCGGCGGCCCCGGCATGCGCGAGATGCTCGGCGTCACCGCCGCGCTGATCGGCCGCGGACTCGGCGACGATGTCGCGCTAATCACCGACGGCCGGTTCTCCGGCGCCACACACGGCTTCATGGTCGGACATATCGCACCGGAAGCGGCGCGCGGCGGTCCGATCGCGTTGTTGCACGAAGGCGATCGCATCGTGATCGATGCGCAGTCGCGCACGATTTCCACCGACGCCGATCTCGCTACACGTCGCGCCAGCTGGCATCCGCCGGAACCGAAAGTAAAACGCGGCGCGCTCGCCAAATACGCGCAACTGGTCGGCTCCGCTTCCGAAGGCGCGACCACGCATCCCTCGACACAAACCAACAAACAACCCACTACGCCATCACCTCTCACATCAGGTACCGAAACAGGAGTTATCGCATGA
- the ilvC gene encoding ketol-acid reductoisomerase gives MSTTATTETLAKARIAVLGYGSQGRAHALNLKDSGLDVVVGLRPNGPTWHKAVADGFHVVEPGEAVRGADLVAVLTPDMVQPALYKESIEPNIKPGAALLFAHGLNVHFKLIEPRTDIDVVLVAPKGPGALVRTEYERGRGVPCIYAVHQDVSGHAEEKATAYAAGLGGARAMLIKTDFKEETETDLFGEQAVLCGGASELVMKGFETLVEAGYQPEIAYYEVLHELKLIVDLFYEGGITKMLEFVSETAQYGDYVSGPRVIDAGTKERMKAVLKDIQDGTFTRNWIAEYKAGLPNYKKWKQADLEHPIEQVGAQLRARMAWLHTGAKPAQAPLKKVG, from the coding sequence ATGAGCACCACCGCCACCACCGAAACGCTCGCCAAGGCGCGCATCGCCGTTCTTGGTTACGGCAGCCAGGGCCGCGCCCACGCGCTCAATCTGAAAGACTCCGGCCTCGACGTCGTGGTCGGGCTGCGTCCGAATGGTCCCACCTGGCACAAGGCCGTCGCCGACGGTTTTCATGTGGTCGAACCCGGTGAAGCCGTGCGTGGCGCCGATCTGGTCGCTGTGCTGACGCCGGACATGGTGCAGCCCGCGCTGTACAAAGAATCGATCGAGCCGAACATCAAGCCAGGCGCCGCGCTGCTGTTTGCGCATGGTTTGAACGTGCATTTCAAGCTGATCGAACCGCGTACCGACATCGACGTCGTGCTGGTCGCACCGAAGGGACCGGGCGCGCTGGTGCGCACCGAATACGAACGCGGGCGCGGCGTGCCGTGCATCTACGCCGTGCACCAGGATGTAAGCGGCCATGCGGAAGAAAAAGCCACCGCGTACGCCGCAGGCTTGGGTGGCGCGCGCGCGATGCTGATCAAGACCGACTTCAAGGAAGAAACCGAAACGGATCTGTTCGGCGAGCAGGCCGTGCTGTGCGGCGGCGCTAGCGAGCTGGTGATGAAGGGTTTCGAAACGCTGGTGGAAGCCGGCTATCAGCCTGAAATCGCCTATTACGAAGTGCTGCACGAACTGAAGCTGATCGTGGATCTGTTCTACGAAGGCGGCATCACCAAGATGCTGGAATTCGTATCCGAAACTGCGCAATACGGCGACTACGTCAGCGGCCCGCGCGTGATCGACGCCGGCACCAAGGAGCGCATGAAGGCCGTGTTGAAGGACATTCAGGACGGCACGTTCACGCGCAACTGGATCGCCGAATACAAGGCCGGCCTGCCCAACTACAAGAAGTGGAAGCAAGCCGATCTCGAACATCCGATCGAGCAAGTCGGCGCGCAGCTGCGTGCACGCATGGCGTGGTTGCACACCGGCGCGAAGCCCGCGCAAGCACCGCTTAAGAAGGTCGGTTAA
- the ilvB gene encoding biosynthetic-type acetolactate synthase large subunit, with product MPLLKPTSAAVAEPGIAQHPLAGMAMSGADVVVQVLADEGVDVLFGYSGGAILPVYDAVFRHNAENIRADCSEPMPLIVPANEQGAGFMASGYARASGKVGVAIVTSGPGATNMVTPVRDSTADSIPMVVICGQVATQAIGSDAFQEAPISNIMSSCAKHVFLVTEADRLEATLRTAFTIARSGRPGPVVVDVPKDVQNTMMVFDGREELPLSGYRARLRDVEQATLTDADCVAFFEALSRAKRPLIYAGGGIVGGGAAPALRAFVDAFGLPVTTTLMGIGGFDTTDPLALHMLGMHGTAYANYAVEDCDFLVALGARFDDRVASVPTQFAPRAKFVAHIDIDPAEINKVKPADWHHVGPLDRALQRLTDYGKAHGHQPALADWHAHVAALKRLHAMNYDRDSALIQPYAVLEEINRHTQGRAIFSTGVGQHQMWSAQYLDFRAPRHWLTSGSMGTMGFGLPAAIGAQFAQRDALVIDIDGDASIRMNLGELETVTTYALPVKIVILNNVGDGMVRQWQKLFFKGRFASSDKSLHRKDFVRAAEADGFGWARRLERREDLAATIAEFLAYDGPAFLEVMIDPDAGVYPMVGPGANYSQMITGDFIPSRTVAHTGEAAASDSF from the coding sequence ATGCCGTTGCTGAAACCCACATCCGCCGCCGTTGCCGAACCCGGCATCGCGCAACATCCGCTGGCCGGGATGGCCATGAGCGGCGCGGATGTCGTCGTACAAGTGCTGGCCGACGAAGGCGTCGATGTGCTGTTCGGTTATTCCGGCGGCGCGATTTTACCGGTCTACGATGCGGTGTTCCGACATAACGCTGAAAACATAAGGGCCGACTGTAGCGAGCCGATGCCGCTGATCGTGCCCGCCAACGAGCAAGGCGCGGGTTTTATGGCGTCGGGTTATGCGCGCGCGTCGGGCAAAGTCGGCGTCGCCATCGTTACATCCGGTCCTGGCGCCACCAATATGGTGACGCCGGTGCGCGATTCGACCGCCGATTCCATTCCGATGGTGGTGATCTGCGGACAGGTCGCCACGCAAGCGATCGGCAGCGATGCGTTTCAGGAAGCGCCCATCAGCAACATCATGAGTTCCTGCGCGAAGCATGTGTTTCTGGTTACCGAAGCGGATCGATTGGAAGCCACGCTGCGCACCGCATTCACCATTGCGCGCAGCGGTCGCCCCGGACCGGTGGTAGTAGACGTTCCGAAAGATGTGCAGAACACGATGATGGTGTTCGACGGCCGGGAAGAGCTACCGCTATCCGGTTACCGTGCGCGTCTGCGCGACGTGGAACAGGCCACCTTGACTGATGCGGATTGCGTAGCGTTCTTCGAAGCCTTGTCGCGCGCCAAGCGTCCACTGATCTACGCCGGCGGTGGCATTGTCGGCGGCGGCGCGGCACCCGCGCTACGGGCGTTTGTCGACGCATTCGGATTGCCGGTCACGACAACATTGATGGGCATCGGCGGTTTCGATACCACCGATCCGCTGGCGCTGCATATGCTTGGCATGCACGGCACGGCGTACGCGAACTATGCGGTGGAAGATTGCGATTTCCTGGTTGCGCTCGGCGCGCGCTTCGACGATCGCGTCGCCAGCGTGCCCACGCAGTTCGCGCCGCGCGCTAAGTTCGTGGCGCATATCGATATCGATCCAGCCGAGATCAACAAGGTAAAACCTGCCGATTGGCATCACGTCGGACCGCTGGATCGCGCGCTGCAACGACTCACTGACTACGGCAAGGCGCACGGTCACCAGCCCGCGCTCGCCGATTGGCATGCGCACGTCGCCGCGCTCAAGCGACTGCACGCGATGAACTACGACCGCGATAGCGCGTTGATTCAGCCGTATGCGGTGCTGGAAGAAATCAATCGCCACACGCAAGGCCGCGCCATTTTCAGTACCGGTGTGGGCCAGCATCAGATGTGGTCCGCGCAATATCTGGATTTTCGCGCGCCGCGCCATTGGCTCACGTCTGGCTCGATGGGCACGATGGGCTTCGGCTTGCCTGCCGCTATCGGCGCGCAGTTCGCGCAGCGCGATGCCTTGGTGATCGATATCGATGGCGATGCAAGCATCCGCATGAATCTGGGCGAGCTCGAAACCGTCACCACTTACGCCTTGCCGGTGAAGATCGTCATCCTTAACAACGTCGGCGATGGCATGGTGCGGCAGTGGCAGAAGTTGTTCTTCAAGGGACGCTTCGCCTCTTCCGACAAGAGCCTGCATCGCAAGGATTTTGTGCGCGCAGCCGAAGCGGACGGCTTCGGCTGGGCGCGACGCTTGGAACGTCGCGAAGATTTGGCGGCGACCATCGCCGAATTTTTGGCGTACGACGGACCGGCTTTTCTGGAAGTGATGATCGATCCGGATGCCGGCGTGTATCCCATGGTCGGCCCCGGCGCTAATTACTCGCAAATGATCACGGGCGATTTCATTCCCTCGCGCACGGTAGCGCACACCGGCGAAGCCGCCGCATCCGACAGTTTCTAA
- the ilvN gene encoding acetolactate synthase small subunit: MQHTLSILLQNEAGALVRVAGLFAARGHNIDTLTVAATADPAVSRLTLTVRGDDATLTQILQQTRKLVDVLQVEHPAQA, translated from the coding sequence ATGCAACACACGCTCTCGATTCTTCTGCAAAACGAAGCCGGCGCCTTGGTTCGCGTCGCAGGCCTGTTTGCCGCGCGCGGACATAACATCGATACGCTCACCGTTGCCGCCACCGCCGATCCCGCCGTATCGCGCCTCACGCTGACCGTGCGCGGCGACGACGCAACGCTGACGCAAATCCTGCAGCAGACACGCAAACTGGTCGACGTATTGCAGGTCGAGCATCCGGCGCAGGCATGA
- the ilvA gene encoding threonine ammonia-lyase, biosynthetic, producing MNAQLIDNDAAPTAASVLRRAETARVYEVAQHTALEPALQLSARLGHRVLLKREDQQPVFSFKLRGAYNRMAHLEPTERARGVVAASAGNHAQGVALAASRLKIPAIIVMPVTAPQVKVDAVRRFGGAFVEVVLHGDSFSDAQAEAQRLREERDATFVHPFDDLDVIAGQATIALELLAQHHGPLHAVFLPIGGGGLAAGMAAVIKARRPDVRVIGVQACDADAMARAIEAGERVSLDEVGLFADGTAVKQVGTLTFSLCQRYLDDVLRVDTDAICAAIRDIYQDTRSVPEPSGALALAGLKQYVATHGACDGALVAVVSGANMNFDRLRFVAERAEVGEQREAVFAVTIPEQRGSFRRFCSALGQHSITEFNYRIGDAQAAHIFVGVQTAQRGEREALVDAFRTNGFGVLDLTDDELAKLHLRHMIGGRSPLARDERLYRFDFPERPGALARFLDRMHPDWNISLFHYRNHGADYGRILVGIQAPPSELGLLQDFLATLGYPHVDESENPAYQLLLRA from the coding sequence ATGAACGCGCAGTTGATCGACAACGACGCCGCACCAACGGCCGCCTCGGTATTGCGACGCGCCGAAACGGCGCGGGTCTACGAAGTCGCACAACACACAGCGCTGGAGCCTGCGTTGCAGCTTTCGGCGCGACTCGGCCATCGCGTGCTGCTCAAACGCGAAGACCAGCAACCGGTGTTTTCATTCAAGCTGCGCGGCGCTTACAACCGCATGGCGCACCTCGAACCGACGGAACGTGCGCGTGGTGTGGTCGCCGCGTCGGCGGGCAATCATGCACAAGGCGTCGCGCTGGCCGCGTCGCGCTTGAAAATCCCGGCCATCATCGTGATGCCCGTGACGGCGCCGCAAGTGAAAGTGGATGCCGTGCGACGCTTCGGCGGCGCCTTCGTGGAAGTAGTGTTGCACGGCGATTCCTTCAGTGATGCGCAAGCGGAAGCGCAGCGATTGCGAGAAGAACGCGACGCAACGTTCGTGCATCCTTTCGACGATCTCGACGTCATCGCCGGCCAAGCGACGATTGCGCTGGAACTGCTGGCGCAACATCACGGACCGTTGCACGCGGTGTTCCTGCCGATCGGCGGTGGCGGCCTTGCGGCCGGCATGGCCGCGGTGATCAAGGCGCGTCGCCCGGATGTGCGCGTGATCGGCGTGCAGGCCTGCGACGCCGACGCCATGGCCCGCGCCATCGAAGCCGGCGAACGCGTATCGCTGGATGAAGTGGGATTGTTCGCCGACGGCACCGCCGTCAAGCAAGTCGGCACGCTGACGTTCTCGCTGTGCCAGCGCTACCTGGACGATGTGTTGCGTGTCGACACCGACGCCATCTGCGCGGCGATTCGCGATATCTATCAGGACACGCGTAGCGTTCCCGAACCCTCCGGCGCACTCGCTTTGGCCGGTTTGAAGCAGTACGTCGCCACGCATGGTGCTTGCGATGGCGCCTTGGTTGCGGTGGTCTCCGGCGCCAACATGAATTTCGATCGGCTGCGTTTCGTGGCGGAGCGCGCGGAAGTGGGCGAACAGCGCGAAGCGGTTTTCGCCGTGACCATTCCCGAACAGCGCGGCAGCTTTCGCCGCTTCTGCAGCGCGCTAGGCCAGCATTCGATTACCGAATTCAATTATCGCATCGGAGATGCGCAGGCCGCGCATATTTTCGTCGGAGTGCAGACCGCGCAACGCGGCGAACGCGAGGCGCTGGTCGATGCATTTCGCACCAATGGATTTGGCGTACTGGATCTAACCGACGACGAACTGGCGAAACTTCATTTGCGCCATATGATCGGCGGCCGTTCGCCGTTGGCGCGCGACGAGCGTCTGTATCGTTTCGATTTTCCAGAACGCCCCGGCGCATTGGCGCGGTTTTTGGATCGGATGCATCCAGATTGGAACATCAGCCTGTTCCACTACCGCAATCATGGCGCCGATTATGGGCGCATCCTGGTCGGCATCCAGGCGCCGCCGAGCGAGTTGGGTTTGCTGCAGGATTTCCTAGCCACGCTGGGCTATCCGCATGTGGATGAAAGCGAGAATCCCGCGTACCAATTGCTGCTACGCGCGTAA
- the ubiA gene encoding 4-hydroxybenzoate octaprenyltransferase, with product MLDWLLQKLPEKHRQKAHDILVLTRMDRPIGALLLLWPTWWALWLAAGDFPPWKPLVIFTLGVFAMRAAGCAINDYADRKLDPQVARTAGRPIASGRVTPREALIVFVALLVFAFLLVLMTNPLTIKLSFIGAALAALYPFTKRYTDLPQVVLGAAFGWSIPMAFAAILNDVPPVGWVLFIANILWSVIYDTEYAMVDRDDDIKAGARSTAILFGDADLLIIGVLMGTFMVSLVMIGTRAHLAWPYWVAAIATAGLFGWQQWLIRNRERDACLTAFRHNNWLGLTLWIGIALALAVR from the coding sequence GTGCTGGATTGGCTGCTGCAGAAACTGCCTGAAAAACATAGGCAAAAAGCGCACGACATCCTCGTCCTGACCCGCATGGATCGCCCCATCGGCGCCCTGCTGCTGCTATGGCCAACTTGGTGGGCGCTGTGGCTGGCGGCGGGCGATTTTCCGCCCTGGAAGCCGTTGGTGATCTTTACGCTGGGCGTGTTTGCGATGCGCGCGGCCGGTTGCGCCATCAACGATTATGCCGACCGCAAACTCGACCCCCAGGTCGCGCGAACGGCGGGACGGCCCATCGCATCCGGACGCGTCACGCCCCGCGAGGCGCTGATCGTATTCGTCGCCCTGCTGGTCTTCGCCTTTCTTTTGGTGCTGATGACCAACCCGCTGACGATCAAGCTCTCTTTTATTGGCGCCGCGCTGGCCGCGCTTTATCCGTTTACGAAGCGCTACACCGATCTGCCACAGGTGGTGCTGGGCGCCGCGTTCGGCTGGTCGATCCCCATGGCGTTCGCCGCCATTCTGAACGACGTGCCGCCGGTCGGCTGGGTGTTGTTTATCGCCAATATTCTGTGGTCGGTGATCTACGATACCGAATACGCGATGGTCGATCGCGACGACGACATCAAAGCCGGCGCACGCTCCACCGCCATTCTTTTCGGCGATGCGGATCTGCTGATTATCGGCGTACTGATGGGTACCTTCATGGTCTCGTTGGTGATGATTGGTACGCGCGCGCACCTGGCGTGGCCGTATTGGGTGGCAGCGATTGCCACCGCCGGATTGTTCGGCTGGCAGCAATGGCTGATTCGCAATCGCGAACGCG